The Pseudomonadota bacterium genome contains the following window.
GTTCACCCAGGCCCTGCGCTCCATCGGGGAGCCGTTGGTCAGCAAGCCGCTGAAGGACATTTCGGTCGGCCAGCTTCTGGTGCACCTGTTCGCAGTGACGGAACAGTTCCGCATGGAAACCCAGCCCCAGCTGCTGCTTCTGCAGAAAAGCATGCTGATGGCCGAGGGGATTGGCCGGATCCTGAACCCGCGGGTCAACATGTGGGACATGGCGCGGGAGCCGATCGAGGACTGGATGCGCGCCAACCGCGGCCCCGCCGCCCGCGCCCGGGACCATGTAAAGGATCTGGCGGACTCCCTGTCGCGCCTTCCCTGCCTGGTGCGGGAGACGGAAAAATCCCTGCTGCTGTGGCAGAGGCAGAACAGAGACCTGCACTGCCACGGCGAGCCATCAAAACGGCAGAAAAGGCGATGGCTTGTCGTGGCCGGGATCTGTGCCTTGGTCGGTTCAGCAGGAGCCGCTGTTGTCCTGACGATCGTTGGCCTCGCCCTGCCCCTGGTTCTGTCCTGACATTCCCTGTTCCTGGAGGATCCGGCGCACCTCGCGCTGGATGATGCTGTCCACCAGGGGGCGCAGGTTGGTCGCCATCCATTCTTTCAGAAGGGGCCGCAAGGCCTCGATGGCCACAGCTTCCAGTGATGTGCCAGGCTTTGTCGCCGCCGCTGCAGGCTTTGGAGTTGCTGCGGGCCGGGACGGCTGTCGCAGCGGGGGAGCGGTCGCAGTGGCCGGCGCAGGCGCGGCAGCGGCAGCCGGTGCGGCAGGCTGAGGGGTCTGCATCCTGTCCCGCAGAAACGAGAAAATGCCGGGAGGATTGCCCGGAATGGGGGCTGAGGACTGTGGATGCTGCCGGGCGCGGGCAGCAGGATTATCCCTGACCGGATTGGGCCGCAGGGACGGCTGATCCTGGGAGTCAGAGGCGGATACCCTGGCCAGCGCCTGGCGCAGTCTCTGGATATCCCCG
Protein-coding sequences here:
- a CDS encoding 2-polyprenylphenol 6-hydroxylase, whose product is FTQALRSIGEPLVSKPLKDISVGQLLVHLFAVTEQFRMETQPQLLLLQKSMLMAEGIGRILNPRVNMWDMAREPIEDWMRANRGPAARARDHVKDLADSLSRLPCLVRETEKSLLLWQRQNRDLHCHGEPSKRQKRRWLVVAGICALVGSAGAAVVLTIVGLALPLVLS
- a CDS encoding DUF2497 domain-containing protein; this encodes MTGKTLRPLRADIADPEEGPASDGIAMEDILASIRRIMTEDEEPQPAAPAVAPAPYTDPEISREDGDIQRLRQALARVSASDSQDQPSLRPNPVRDNPAARARQHPQSSAPIPGNPPGIFSFLRDRMQTPQPAAPAAAAAPAPATATAPPLRQPSRPAATPKPAAAATKPGTSLEAVAIEALRPLLKEWMATNLRPLVDSIIQREVRRILQEQGMSGQNQGQGEANDRQDNSGSC